The following are encoded in a window of Magnolia sinica isolate HGM2019 chromosome 11, MsV1, whole genome shotgun sequence genomic DNA:
- the LOC131218905 gene encoding uncharacterized protein LOC131218905 — MAELKLSESRDLTRIERIGAHSHIRGLGLDSSLNPRSVSQGMVGQPSARKAAGLILNMIQQGKIAGRAVLLAGQPGTGKTAIATGLAKSLGPDTPFASISASELFSLEISKTEALTQAFRRAIGVRIKEETEVIEGEVVEVQIDRPAVAGAASKTGKLTLKTTEMETVYDLGAKMIEALGKEKVQSGDVVVIDKASGKITKLGRSFARSREYDAMGPQTKFVQCPDGELQKRKEVVHCVTLHEIDVINSRTQGFLALFTGDTGEIRAEVREQIDTKVAEWREEGKAEIVPGVLFIDEVHMLDIECFSFLNRALENDMAPILVVATNRGITTIRGTNYKSPHGIPIDFLDRLLIITTQPYTEEEIRKILDIRCQEEEVEMSEDARVLLTKIGVETSLRYAIHLITAASLACQKRKGKVVEMEDISRVYQLFLDVKRSTQYLVEYQNQYMFSEVPREGEEDDAMHS, encoded by the exons ATGGCGGAGCTGAAGCTTTCCGAAAGCAGGGATCTGACCCGGATCGAGCGTATCGGGGCTCACTCTCACATCAGAGGCCTGGGCCTCGACTCCTCCCTCAACCCCCGCTCCGTCTCCCAGGGCATGGTCGGTCAGCCCTCCGCTCGCAAGGCCGCTGGTCTCATCCTCAACATGATCCAGCAAGGCAAGATCGCTGGCCGCGCTGTTCTCCTGGCTGGCCAGCCCGGCACCGGCAAGACCGCCATCGCCACCGGCCTCGCCAAATCCCTCGGCCCCGACACTCCCTTCGCCTCCATCTCCGCCTCCGAGCTCTTCTCCCTCGAAATCTCCAAGACCGAGGCTCTCACCCAGGCCTTCCGCCGTGCCATTGGCGTCCGCATCAAGGAAGAGACCGAGGTCATCGAGGGCGAGGTCGTCGAGGTCCAAATCGACCGCCCTGCTGTAGCCGGTGCTGCGTCCAAGACCGGCAAGCTCACCCTTAAGACGACCGAGATGGAGACTGTCTATGACCTTGGCGCCAAGATGATTGAGGCACTGGGGAAGGAGAAGGTCCAGAGCGGGGATGTTGTGGTGATCGACAAGGCGTCAGGGAAGATCACGAAGCTTGGTCGGTCCTTTGCGAGGTCGAGGGAGTACGACGCAATGGGCCCACAGACAAAGTTCGTGCAGTGCCCTGATGGGGAGTTGCAGAAGAGGAAGGAGGTCGTGCACTGCGTTACACTGCATGAGATTGATGTTATCAACAGCAG AACGCAAGGATTTTTAGCGCTCTTCACCGGTGACACTGGTGAAATCCGTGCTGAAGTGAGGGAACAGATTGACACGAAGGTTGCAGAGTGGAGGGAAGAAGGGAAGGCTGAGATTGTCCCCGGCGTCCTATTCATTGATGAGGTGCATATGCTTGACATCGAATGCTTCTCGTTCTTAAACCGCGCATTAGAAAATGACATGGCCCCCATCTTGGTCGTTGCCACCAATCGAGGGATCACGACCATCCGTGGCACGAACTACAAATCCCCGCATGGGATCCCGATTGATTTCCTTGACCGCCTCCTCATCATCACTACACAACCCTACACTGAGGAAGAGATCCGTAAGATCCTCGACATCAGGTGCCAAGAGGAAGAAGTAGAGATGTCGGAAGATGCAAGAGTCCTACTAACAAAGATTGGCGTTGAGACGTCTCTGAGGTATGCAATTCATCTGATTACGGCAGCATCATTGGCTTGCCAGAAGAGGAAGGGGAAggtggtggagatggaagatatTAGTAGGGTGTATCAGCTCTTCCTCGACGTGAAGAGATCGACTCAGTACTTGGTGGAGTATCAGAATCAGTACATGTTCAGTGAAGTGCcgagggagggagaggaagacGATGCCATGCATTCATGA